A genomic region of Novipirellula artificiosorum contains the following coding sequences:
- a CDS encoding pectate lyase yields MHTRFALIALSFVCLVDSTPNATALDASSDQSNPLSLVQAERSLQKAVTFLRGKLSTDGGYVWLYSDDLSRREGEGKVGSTTVWVQPPGTPAVGEALLLAYERTRQSYLADAVKETAMCLVRGQLHSGGWDYRIEFAPKERSRYAYRVDGPADKKRNVTTLDDNTSQAAIRFLMRADATFQFKNESIHEAAAYALSHLVDAQYPNGAWPQRFDRPPEAAEYPVLKASYPESWSREFPKSDYKEYYTYNDNTIVDTIELMFEAAEIYDEHRYFESAVRAGRFILLSQMPDPQPAWAQQYNAKMQPAWARKFEPPAITGGESQKVLQALLEIYRHTGDKTFLDPIPQAIAYLKRSQLADGRLARFYELRTNNPLFFTMDYQLTYGSDDMPTHYAFIVGSNLERIEKQYQRTIGEPWKPIQRKLSQPFRMTPTLTSDAEQVVQRLDLRGAWSETARLKYHGEDDPTRNVLSMRTLAKNIEVLSRYIAAAKAE; encoded by the coding sequence ATGCACACACGCTTCGCTCTGATTGCACTTTCCTTTGTCTGTCTAGTAGACAGTACGCCCAACGCGACGGCACTTGATGCGTCATCGGACCAATCCAATCCGCTGTCATTGGTCCAGGCAGAGCGGTCGCTACAAAAAGCGGTCACCTTTTTGCGTGGAAAGCTATCCACGGATGGTGGCTATGTTTGGCTATACAGCGATGATCTCTCGCGACGTGAAGGAGAAGGCAAAGTTGGTTCCACCACGGTCTGGGTCCAACCGCCTGGGACGCCAGCGGTCGGAGAAGCACTGTTGTTGGCGTACGAGCGGACTAGGCAGTCGTACCTGGCTGATGCAGTCAAGGAGACCGCGATGTGCCTCGTTCGTGGTCAATTACATTCCGGTGGCTGGGACTACCGAATCGAGTTTGCCCCAAAAGAACGATCGCGTTATGCCTACCGTGTCGACGGTCCGGCAGACAAGAAACGCAACGTAACAACGCTTGATGACAATACCTCCCAAGCCGCAATTCGTTTTCTGATGCGTGCCGATGCAACGTTTCAATTCAAGAATGAATCGATCCATGAAGCCGCCGCTTACGCCCTCTCGCATCTGGTTGATGCACAGTATCCCAACGGAGCTTGGCCACAACGATTCGATCGACCGCCTGAGGCTGCCGAGTATCCAGTGTTGAAAGCAAGCTATCCCGAATCGTGGTCGCGAGAATTCCCGAAATCCGACTACAAGGAGTACTATACCTATAACGACAACACGATCGTTGACACGATTGAGTTGATGTTTGAGGCGGCGGAAATCTACGACGAGCATCGCTATTTTGAGTCCGCTGTGCGTGCGGGCCGATTCATTTTGTTATCGCAAATGCCCGACCCGCAACCAGCATGGGCGCAACAGTACAACGCAAAGATGCAACCGGCGTGGGCTCGCAAATTCGAACCGCCCGCGATTACCGGCGGCGAGTCGCAGAAGGTTCTGCAAGCGTTGCTGGAAATTTATCGCCATACAGGTGACAAAACGTTTCTGGACCCCATTCCGCAGGCAATCGCCTATTTAAAAAGATCTCAACTGGCGGACGGACGACTTGCACGCTTTTATGAGCTAAGGACAAACAATCCACTGTTCTTTACCATGGATTACCAATTGACCTATGGCAGCGACGACATGCCGACGCACTATGCATTCATCGTGGGATCAAATCTTGAGCGAATCGAGAAACAGTATCAAAGAACAATTGGTGAGCCCTGGAAACCCATCCAGAGGAAATTATCACAACCGTTTCGCATGACACCTACGTTGACATCCGATGCGGAACAAGTCGTCCAGCGGCTGGATCTGCGAGGTGCATGGAGCGAAACCGCACGGTTAAAGTATCACGGCGAAGACGATCCGACGAGAAATGTCCTCTCGATGCGAACCCTTGCAAAAAACATCGAGGTATTGAGTCGCTATATTGCGGCAGCGAAAGCAGAATGA
- a CDS encoding FAD-dependent oxidoreductase — protein MSVLSMTLLVAVACNAETVKAKPNVLLITVDDLRTELNCYGAERAITPNIDALATRAVTFLNAYQSWDELSWIPEPERCYPDDAPKALAVQKIRPAKVDTPNDKASYDVVVYGGTPGGIAAAIAAKREGASVVLLDQTRHVGGMSTSGLNRDEGLRTKSEWKWLFDVIDDDANGQIDRIEYVDFQTYKEQHPNWRETLKPER, from the coding sequence ATGTCGGTTTTATCCATGACTTTGTTGGTCGCTGTCGCCTGTAATGCTGAGACGGTGAAGGCTAAGCCAAATGTTTTGCTCATCACTGTCGATGACTTGAGAACGGAACTGAATTGCTACGGTGCTGAGCGAGCGATCACGCCGAACATTGACGCTCTCGCCACGCGAGCCGTCACGTTCCTAAACGCATATCAATCGTGGGACGAACTGTCATGGATACCTGAGCCGGAACGATGCTATCCCGACGATGCACCCAAAGCGCTTGCTGTTCAAAAAATCCGACCCGCAAAGGTCGATACGCCCAATGACAAAGCCTCGTATGACGTCGTGGTCTATGGCGGTACGCCAGGAGGAATTGCGGCAGCGATCGCGGCAAAGCGTGAAGGTGCGTCCGTTGTTCTGCTGGATCAAACCAGACACGTTGGCGGCATGAGTACCAGCGGTCTGAATCGTGATGAAGGCTTGCGAACAAAGTCAGAATGGAAGTGGCTCTTTGATGTGATTGACGATGATGCGAACGGGCAGATCGATCGCATCGAGTATGTTGACTTCCAGACCTATAAAGAACAGCATCCCAATTGGCGAGAAACGCTTAAGCCTGAAAGATGA
- a CDS encoding glycoside hydrolase family 5 protein, with amino-acid sequence MKPTALRFALVFIQLAVGLLCNASELFVAAFEDSSSLSDWSKSGAESDSFAISSGALRITQPNPGGTAVCRQEIPIDGPVPELVTLSAKIKAENVSEKPNHHNGVKVMLVVETDRGIEYPQLSLPDKSFDWSTAKRSIRLPRDTRKLTLSLGLEKCTGTVWFDKVRIDLGRMQSKAKQLGTPFRGHNLPRLRGVMHGPDFDEKSFEDLAAWGANQIRWQLNWTPMKPAEQWAKDLDAYDDWLDSILDDTDKAVDACEKYRIAMLLDLHCPPGGRGEGGVCRMFQEKQYQDKFLDIWRKLATRYKGRDIIYAYDLINEPVEPGLLPDGLLDWRELATEATKAIRQIDPGKPVVFEPGPWGSCNGFDEMVPLDVNRVIYSFHMYQPHSFTHQFQQKDRYPNGLVYPGKVDGVYWDRAKLLESMKPALDFERDFNVPIYVGEFSAIRWAPDESAYRYLIDLIELFEQQRWDWSYHAFREFHGWSVEHSTNEREKTPTVTPTKREQLLRKWFALSEQFKRASGSGRQE; translated from the coding sequence ATGAAACCCACCGCATTGCGATTCGCACTCGTATTCATCCAGCTCGCTGTCGGTTTGCTATGTAATGCGTCGGAGCTGTTTGTGGCTGCATTCGAGGATTCGTCTTCGCTGAGTGATTGGTCCAAGTCCGGCGCTGAGTCAGACTCTTTTGCAATTTCATCCGGTGCACTTAGGATCACGCAACCGAATCCGGGTGGCACTGCCGTGTGTCGCCAAGAAATTCCAATCGACGGACCGGTCCCCGAGCTTGTGACGCTTTCGGCGAAGATCAAAGCCGAGAATGTTAGCGAAAAGCCAAACCATCACAACGGCGTCAAAGTCATGCTCGTTGTGGAAACGGATCGAGGCATCGAGTACCCGCAACTAAGCTTGCCCGACAAAAGTTTTGACTGGTCTACTGCAAAACGATCGATCCGCCTTCCGCGTGACACTCGCAAATTGACGCTCAGCTTAGGCCTGGAAAAATGCACTGGGACTGTTTGGTTCGATAAAGTTCGGATCGATTTGGGTAGAATGCAATCAAAGGCGAAGCAGCTGGGAACTCCCTTCCGTGGGCATAACCTTCCGCGGCTTCGCGGCGTCATGCATGGGCCAGATTTTGATGAAAAGAGCTTTGAAGATCTCGCAGCGTGGGGTGCAAACCAAATTCGTTGGCAGCTGAACTGGACTCCGATGAAACCGGCGGAACAATGGGCAAAGGACCTGGATGCCTATGACGATTGGCTCGATAGCATTCTCGATGACACCGACAAAGCGGTCGATGCATGCGAGAAATATCGCATCGCTATGCTGTTGGATCTTCACTGCCCGCCGGGTGGCCGCGGCGAAGGAGGGGTTTGCCGAATGTTTCAGGAAAAGCAGTATCAAGATAAGTTTCTTGACATTTGGCGTAAATTGGCAACGCGTTACAAAGGTCGCGACATCATCTATGCGTACGACTTGATCAATGAACCGGTCGAGCCTGGCTTGCTACCCGACGGGCTGCTCGATTGGAGAGAGCTGGCGACGGAGGCGACCAAGGCGATTCGCCAGATTGATCCAGGGAAACCGGTCGTCTTCGAACCAGGACCTTGGGGAAGCTGTAATGGCTTTGATGAGATGGTGCCGTTGGATGTCAATCGTGTTATCTACAGTTTCCACATGTACCAGCCTCACTCATTCACGCATCAGTTCCAACAGAAAGATCGATATCCAAACGGCCTTGTCTATCCAGGCAAAGTCGATGGTGTTTACTGGGACAGGGCGAAGTTGCTCGAGTCGATGAAGCCCGCACTAGATTTTGAGCGTGACTTCAATGTTCCTATCTACGTAGGCGAATTCAGTGCGATCCGTTGGGCCCCAGATGAGTCGGCATACCGTTACCTCATAGATCTGATTGAGCTATTCGAACAGCAAAGATGGGATTGGTCCTATCATGCATTCCGCGAGTTTCACGGATGGAGCGTCGAGCATTCAACGAACGAACGCGAGAAAACGCCAACAGTAACACCTACCAAGCGAGAACAGCTTCTGCGAAAATGGTTCGCGTTGTCGGAGCAATTCAAACGCGCGTCCGGGTCTGGGAGACAGGAGTGA
- a CDS encoding nucleoside hydrolase, with protein sequence MNTYLKARAVTKSLLHLAGPGIVTLAVMTINLQSSFGQKSDSAETGSNPSETRGVPQVPAAGERLPLLIDSDVANEIDDLYAITLALAANDRFELKGMVATHFAQWAGPDSTDQSYELLQQLLEVSGNQDQFPVARGGDPMQYTGVPTSSQGADLIIKLARQASPQEPLWVVVLGAATNTASAILQAPSIKPNIRVIFHARCAQYWPQRTVQFNVVGDVIAVQTLLSSRVPLVWFDTGTELTIPYDETKSRLAPMGATGKFLHEFRDQKPEFAKATKGFFDMGDIAWLMDPSLCKMETVPAPLLRRNLGFDKDRTYGNMLRVSEIDVSRTWQLFFETLDQSTKIQ encoded by the coding sequence GTGAACACTTACTTGAAGGCAAGAGCTGTGACGAAGTCTCTATTGCATCTAGCTGGCCCGGGCATCGTGACGCTCGCGGTGATGACGATCAACTTACAATCGTCGTTCGGCCAGAAGTCTGACTCGGCCGAAACTGGCTCCAACCCCTCGGAGACACGGGGGGTTCCGCAAGTTCCCGCTGCTGGTGAACGATTGCCGCTACTGATCGACAGCGACGTCGCGAATGAAATCGATGACCTTTACGCCATCACGCTCGCACTCGCCGCGAACGATCGATTTGAATTGAAGGGAATGGTGGCCACCCATTTCGCCCAGTGGGCCGGGCCCGACAGTACGGATCAATCGTACGAGCTGTTGCAGCAACTATTGGAAGTATCGGGTAACCAAGATCAATTTCCAGTGGCGCGTGGCGGCGATCCAATGCAGTACACGGGCGTTCCCACCTCCAGCCAAGGTGCGGATTTGATCATCAAACTCGCTCGGCAAGCATCGCCGCAAGAACCGCTGTGGGTCGTGGTGCTGGGTGCGGCCACCAATACCGCCAGTGCGATCCTTCAGGCACCGAGTATCAAACCCAACATTCGCGTTATCTTTCATGCTCGGTGCGCCCAATACTGGCCCCAACGCACGGTTCAATTCAACGTGGTTGGCGATGTCATTGCCGTCCAAACCCTGCTAAGTAGCCGTGTGCCATTGGTTTGGTTCGACACCGGAACCGAATTGACGATTCCCTACGACGAAACCAAATCGAGACTTGCCCCGATGGGAGCCACCGGAAAATTCCTGCATGAATTTCGAGATCAAAAGCCAGAGTTTGCCAAAGCGACAAAAGGTTTTTTTGATATGGGCGATATCGCTTGGTTGATGGACCCATCGCTGTGCAAAATGGAGACCGTTCCAGCGCCGTTGTTGCGACGCAACCTTGGATTCGACAAGGATCGGACGTACGGGAACATGTTGCGAGTCAGCGAAATTGATGTCTCCCGCACCTGGCAACTCTTCTTTGAGACTCTCGATCAATCGACGAAGATTCAATAG
- a CDS encoding transposase has product MRSKIDPMKDLATPLRKKRELLLNWFRAGGTLSSGVVEGFNNKLKRITRKSYGFRTQEAYEAALYHNLGALPEPKFTHRFF; this is encoded by the coding sequence ATGAGAAGCAAAATCGATCCGATGAAGGATTTAGCAACGCCGCTCCGCAAGAAACGCGAATTGCTGCTGAACTGGTTTCGAGCCGGAGGAACGTTGTCATCCGGCGTTGTAGAAGGCTTTAACAACAAGCTAAAACGGATTACCAGAAAATCCTACGGTTTTCGCACCCAAGAAGCTTACGAAGCAGCGCTCTATCACAACCTTGGCGCGCTGCCTGAGCCAAAATTCACCCACAGATTCTTCTAA
- a CDS encoding transposase: MQLKTIFNRVTNYKPFVVDHVQFAENDSTLSIELTMRRVNCATCDVKVIAKKVPHAIHILDRFHVMHRQVSFLMLGVLAR, from the coding sequence ATGCAACTAAAGACTATCTTCAATCGCGTAACGAACTACAAGCCTTTTGTCGTCGATCATGTTCAATTCGCTGAAAATGATTCGACTCTGAGCATTGAATTAACGATGCGTCGAGTGAACTGTGCAACCTGTGATGTGAAGGTGATTGCCAAGAAGGTGCCTCACGCGATTCATATCCTGGACCGTTTTCACGTCATGCATCGGCAGGTAAGTTTCTTGATGCTTGGTGTACTCGCGCGATGA
- a CDS encoding type III polyketide synthase, with product MSFYYNGFGTQTPKVSISQTDSATLAAEFCSPTEAQSRLLPILYRRTTVQRRHSVLLEPSGSHNGGAADPINQTFYTLAHDRHDRGPTTATRMQAYERYVSELGVSASRKAIVASGMELDSITHLITVSCTGFSAPGLDIALVRELGLSPDIARTHIGFMGCHGAMNAIRVANAFVEADPNHRVLSCAVELCSLHHQYGWHPERIVSNALFADGAAAFVASKNRQPDSTPQLEHVASGSFVVPGTESMMSWRISDHGYEMTLSPRVPEIIRESLPDWLSPWLEKQGYGLSDIGGWAVHPGGPRILDATAAALQLKQEDLSASRDVLKQYGNMSSPTVLFVLKQLQRKQIAGPYVMLGYGPGLTIEAALLRSSD from the coding sequence ATGAGTTTCTATTATAACGGCTTCGGCACTCAGACGCCGAAAGTGTCGATCAGCCAAACAGACTCTGCGACGCTCGCAGCTGAATTCTGCAGTCCGACGGAAGCCCAATCGCGTCTGTTGCCGATTTTGTACCGCCGCACAACGGTCCAGCGGCGGCACAGTGTGCTCCTCGAGCCCAGCGGAAGTCATAACGGGGGGGCTGCGGATCCGATCAATCAAACCTTTTACACCCTTGCCCATGATCGTCACGATCGCGGGCCTACAACGGCCACTCGGATGCAGGCCTACGAGCGTTACGTATCAGAGTTGGGTGTGTCGGCGTCACGAAAAGCGATCGTGGCGAGCGGCATGGAACTCGATTCGATCACTCATCTCATTACGGTTTCCTGCACAGGTTTTTCGGCTCCAGGCCTTGACATTGCATTGGTTCGAGAGCTAGGCCTCTCGCCCGATATCGCTCGCACCCATATTGGCTTCATGGGATGTCACGGTGCGATGAATGCGATTCGTGTTGCAAACGCCTTTGTCGAAGCCGATCCGAACCATCGCGTGCTCTCGTGCGCAGTCGAACTTTGTAGTTTGCATCATCAGTACGGCTGGCATCCAGAACGGATTGTCTCGAACGCACTGTTCGCCGACGGTGCTGCTGCATTTGTTGCGTCAAAAAACCGGCAACCTGACTCGACGCCACAACTCGAACATGTCGCGTCGGGTTCGTTCGTGGTCCCTGGAACGGAGTCGATGATGAGTTGGCGAATTTCGGATCACGGCTACGAGATGACGTTGTCACCGAGAGTCCCCGAGATCATTCGAGAATCATTACCTGATTGGCTTTCACCGTGGCTTGAAAAACAGGGCTACGGCTTGAGTGATATTGGTGGCTGGGCAGTGCATCCGGGCGGGCCTCGAATACTCGATGCGACCGCAGCTGCATTGCAGCTCAAACAGGAGGACCTGAGTGCATCGCGTGATGTTCTGAAACAATACGGCAATATGTCCTCGCCGACCGTTTTGTTTGTGCTCAAGCAATTGCAGCGGAAACAGATTGCTGGCCCGTATGTGATGTTAGGATACGGTCCGGGGTTGACGATTGAAGCCGCATTGTTGCGATCTAGCGATTAG
- a CDS encoding methyltransferase domain-containing protein, with protein MMSSTFPRNRQPELMDQDDLPQASHQHALNGLARLNGLSGIAGVIYRRIRQLAIENKQTTLRVLDIASGSADLPIAWALRAKKDGLRLDLSTLEISSVAIEEQLKRAKRAGVTISPIQQDCLSEALPTDFEVITNSLFLHHLDDPNAIQLVRAMHAAAKERVMICDLERTRLNLALVSVGARLVTRSKVVHTDSALSVQGAYTINEFHAIVEQAVGFRIKVARVFPCRFLAMLPAAQE; from the coding sequence ATGATGTCAAGCACTTTCCCCAGGAATCGCCAGCCTGAATTGATGGATCAAGATGACCTGCCCCAGGCGAGTCATCAGCATGCACTCAATGGGCTTGCGCGTTTGAATGGCTTATCTGGAATTGCTGGCGTGATCTATCGGCGAATTCGGCAGTTGGCCATCGAAAACAAACAAACGACACTTCGTGTTTTGGATATTGCGTCAGGCTCCGCGGATTTGCCAATCGCATGGGCCTTGCGGGCAAAGAAGGATGGACTTCGGCTCGATCTATCGACACTCGAAATCAGCAGCGTCGCGATCGAGGAGCAGTTGAAGCGAGCGAAAAGGGCTGGCGTGACGATCTCGCCGATCCAACAAGATTGTCTAAGCGAAGCGTTGCCGACCGATTTTGAGGTGATCACGAATTCGCTATTTCTGCATCATTTAGACGATCCTAACGCAATTCAATTGGTTCGGGCGATGCATGCAGCGGCCAAAGAACGGGTGATGATCTGCGATCTTGAGCGTACGCGACTGAATCTCGCACTGGTCAGCGTTGGCGCCAGGCTTGTGACTCGATCGAAAGTCGTTCACACCGATTCGGCATTGAGTGTTCAGGGCGCCTACACGATCAACGAGTTCCATGCGATTGTGGAACAGGCCGTCGGCTTTCGCATCAAGGTTGCGAGAGTTTTTCCTTGTCGATTCCTTGCGATGTTGCCTGCTGCACAGGAGTGA
- a CDS encoding NAD(P)/FAD-dependent oxidoreductase, protein MITKATPSNCRFRVLVIGGGIAGSTCALRLAHHGIHVELVERLAFPRSKACGCCLGAAGLRLLDRLSLADAVRDLGTPTNRWVASLGTRRVEIPIPAGLAISREALDPLLLNAAQNAGAIVMTETSGTVRQVESDGVDVELRGRASVSQRRFDIVVVAAGLSAGGLSKVLPWSEQPHGPFGVSCTIEDPTLQPNTIYMACDDDGYVGMVRLADGRVDVAAALRSGSQANLLGNPLIRMQQILSRSCFDLPTWKDPSVVSTTPPLRRTRQFGNGPVLAIGDAAVYVEPFTGEGMTWALAGGIAAADLISVSGDSALIGQAWQRQLTNQLRTKLRLCRTVTTACRSQAVRRTFGELLTHFPSLAQPLVNRLS, encoded by the coding sequence ATGATCACGAAAGCGACCCCATCAAATTGTCGATTCCGCGTTCTCGTGATTGGTGGGGGCATAGCAGGTTCCACCTGTGCACTGCGATTAGCGCACCACGGTATTCACGTGGAATTGGTAGAACGTTTAGCGTTCCCTCGCAGCAAAGCGTGCGGTTGTTGCTTGGGTGCTGCAGGATTGCGGCTACTCGACCGACTTTCGCTCGCCGACGCGGTGCGTGATTTGGGGACGCCGACAAACCGATGGGTTGCTTCCTTGGGCACTCGACGCGTTGAAATTCCGATCCCAGCGGGACTGGCCATCTCGCGAGAAGCCCTCGACCCGCTGTTGCTCAATGCGGCCCAAAACGCGGGTGCAATCGTGATGACGGAAACGAGTGGAACGGTGCGACAAGTCGAATCAGACGGAGTGGACGTTGAGTTAAGGGGAAGGGCGAGTGTGTCGCAGCGGCGATTTGACATCGTTGTCGTCGCGGCAGGATTGTCGGCTGGTGGATTGAGCAAGGTTCTCCCCTGGTCCGAACAACCCCATGGCCCGTTTGGCGTATCCTGCACGATTGAGGATCCGACGTTACAACCCAATACGATCTACATGGCATGTGATGACGATGGTTATGTCGGAATGGTCCGGCTTGCTGATGGTCGTGTCGACGTTGCAGCCGCGCTTCGCAGCGGTTCTCAGGCAAACCTCTTAGGCAATCCGCTGATTCGAATGCAGCAAATTCTTTCACGCAGCTGTTTCGATCTGCCAACGTGGAAGGACCCGTCGGTCGTTTCCACCACGCCGCCACTGCGGCGAACACGACAGTTCGGAAACGGCCCTGTGTTGGCGATCGGCGATGCAGCCGTCTATGTCGAGCCGTTTACCGGCGAAGGGATGACGTGGGCGCTGGCTGGTGGAATTGCGGCGGCCGATTTGATTTCCGTTTCTGGCGATTCGGCTTTAATCGGTCAAGCATGGCAGCGGCAGCTCACCAACCAGCTTCGCACCAAACTACGACTCTGCCGCACGGTCACCACCGCCTGTCGTTCCCAAGCCGTCCGCCGAACCTTTGGCGAGTTGCTAACCCATTTCCCAAGTCTCGCACAACCATTGGTCAATCGCTTGAGCTAA
- a CDS encoding flotillin-like FloA family protein: MSSIWLLTAPQFLIGFAIIAFLIGLLLAAMFAKWGSYWFQAYMSGADVSMKSLIVMSLLGINQRMIVTAKVMVRQAGLPIDRESGMSTDRLQAHVLAGGDCMNVVKAIIAAHRAGIDLDFDRAAAIDLAGRDVLHAVQTSVSPQVIHCPDKDGHGRKMLSAVAKDGIELLVGARVTVRTNLKQLIGGATEETIIARVGQGIITAIGSARTHREVLEMPSQITKNAMAHGLDANTAFAIVSIDIADIDVGENIGARLQSDQANADIRIARANAEVRRAEAVAKEQQMKAKVSESQAQLVMAEVDVQASLADAFRAGQLRKLRARPGQHSHKNPELRIHDGRTVG, from the coding sequence ATGTCAAGCATTTGGCTGCTAACCGCGCCACAATTCCTGATTGGCTTCGCGATCATCGCATTCCTCATTGGCCTGCTACTGGCCGCGATGTTTGCGAAGTGGGGATCGTATTGGTTTCAGGCATACATGTCTGGGGCGGATGTCTCAATGAAGAGCCTGATTGTGATGAGTCTTCTGGGTATCAATCAGCGGATGATTGTCACCGCAAAAGTGATGGTGCGTCAGGCGGGCTTACCGATTGATCGCGAAAGCGGAATGAGTACCGATCGGTTGCAGGCCCACGTACTCGCAGGCGGCGATTGCATGAACGTCGTCAAAGCCATCATTGCAGCGCACCGTGCTGGTATTGATCTCGATTTTGATCGAGCTGCGGCCATCGACCTTGCAGGCCGTGATGTCCTGCACGCCGTTCAAACCAGCGTCTCTCCGCAAGTGATCCATTGTCCCGACAAGGACGGTCATGGCAGGAAAATGCTCAGCGCCGTCGCGAAGGACGGTATTGAACTGCTTGTGGGAGCGCGCGTGACGGTCCGAACGAACTTGAAGCAATTGATCGGAGGTGCGACCGAAGAAACCATCATTGCACGGGTTGGCCAAGGAATCATCACCGCGATCGGATCGGCCCGGACACATAGGGAGGTGCTTGAGATGCCCTCGCAAATAACAAAAAACGCGATGGCTCATGGGTTGGATGCAAACACCGCCTTTGCCATCGTGTCCATCGACATTGCCGACATCGATGTCGGAGAAAACATCGGAGCGAGGCTTCAGTCCGACCAAGCGAATGCTGACATCCGGATTGCAAGGGCGAATGCTGAGGTTCGTCGCGCCGAGGCTGTCGCAAAAGAGCAGCAGATGAAAGCCAAGGTCTCGGAAAGCCAGGCACAGCTTGTGATGGCAGAGGTCGATGTGCAAGCATCGCTTGCGGATGCATTCCGTGCCGGACAGTTACGCAAGCTGCGTGCGCGACCAGGACAGCACAGTCACAAGAATCCTGAACTGAGGATACATGATGGACGCACCGTTGGTTAA
- a CDS encoding BON domain-containing protein, giving the protein MTLGNKVPDKTLEKNVLRMIVRKCAGSTRIGATVRDGDATVTGTIKQEHERRPIIRCVNGVQGIRRVIDQLQVEVRKPNTY; this is encoded by the coding sequence ATGACACTTGGAAACAAAGTTCCTGACAAGACGTTAGAAAAAAACGTGCTTCGTATGATCGTACGAAAATGTGCCGGTTCGACTCGAATTGGTGCGACTGTTCGCGATGGTGATGCTACGGTCACAGGAACCATCAAGCAAGAACACGAGCGCAGGCCGATCATTCGCTGTGTCAACGGCGTACAGGGAATCCGGCGGGTAATTGATCAATTGCAGGTAGAGGTTAGGAAACCCAATACCTACTAG
- a CDS encoding glycoside hydrolase family 130 protein produces MNSQLTKKRLLSPADIKPTNDVFEVIGVFNPGVIYIDDDVLMLARIAERPLEDRRGFTGLPRWTSGGDSTVDWVANAELQSIDSRVVKTKVDGCLRLTSVSYLQVFRRKRGSADPWSLGSRFLPNSPLESFGIEDARITQIDQTYWITYVAVSPTGVATVLASSDDMLTLERHGIIFPPENKDVVLFPSKINGQYYALHRPNPSSRFSPPQIWLARSDDLIHWGDHAPLVAGCHCWEGDRIGAGTPPILIDEGWLLAYHGCSRPASETAAGQVGVYSAGLLLLDRDDPSRVLTRSSAPLLFPTTSYETTGFVPDVVFPTAMIDAGESIDLYYGAADTSIAFVTMKKQALLDSLHWN; encoded by the coding sequence ATGAATTCGCAATTGACCAAAAAGCGATTGCTCAGCCCTGCTGATATCAAACCGACAAACGATGTTTTCGAAGTGATCGGTGTTTTCAATCCGGGCGTAATTTACATCGATGACGATGTGTTGATGCTCGCACGAATTGCAGAGCGACCTCTTGAGGATCGACGCGGATTCACCGGATTGCCGCGATGGACCAGCGGTGGCGATTCTACCGTCGATTGGGTTGCCAACGCCGAATTGCAATCGATTGATTCTCGTGTCGTGAAAACCAAGGTCGATGGATGCTTGCGTTTAACCTCGGTCTCATACTTGCAAGTGTTTCGCAGAAAGCGTGGAAGCGCTGATCCATGGTCACTCGGTTCACGTTTTCTACCGAATTCGCCACTCGAGTCGTTTGGTATCGAAGATGCTCGGATCACACAAATTGATCAAACGTACTGGATAACCTATGTTGCGGTGTCGCCAACCGGTGTCGCGACGGTGCTCGCGTCGAGTGACGACATGCTGACCCTTGAGCGACATGGGATCATTTTTCCTCCCGAAAATAAGGACGTTGTCCTTTTTCCAAGCAAGATCAATGGACAGTACTACGCCCTGCACCGGCCAAATCCGAGTTCGCGATTCAGCCCGCCGCAAATCTGGCTTGCCCGATCCGACGACTTGATTCATTGGGGTGACCACGCGCCGTTGGTCGCGGGTTGCCATTGTTGGGAAGGCGATCGAATCGGTGCCGGTACGCCGCCAATTCTGATTGATGAAGGATGGTTGCTGGCATATCACGGTTGCAGCCGGCCCGCGAGCGAGACTGCTGCGGGCCAAGTAGGCGTGTATTCTGCGGGGTTGCTGCTATTGGACCGTGATGATCCCAGCCGTGTGCTGACCCGATCCTCTGCCCCCTTGTTGTTTCCAACAACGAGTTACGAAACCACCGGGTTTGTACCAGACGTCGTTTTTCCAACCGCAATGATCGATGCCGGCGAGAGCATCGATCTCTATTACGGCGCAGCCGACACAAGCATTGCGTTTGTCACGATGAAAAAGCAAGCCCTCTTGGACTCGCTGCATTGGAACTAA